A window of the Apostichopus japonicus isolate 1M-3 chromosome 8, ASM3797524v1, whole genome shotgun sequence genome harbors these coding sequences:
- the LOC139970972 gene encoding uncharacterized protein, with the protein MVGQSIFIATILVACVLFSVDGSHFRGGVITWTPSSPLPPPPGTFPTVLFTYRVAFRRSFSSDHFCDISTITARIPNPGEGFLECDNGCTTLNDDLDYICTDFSVAADWTTGEGSSTFNPQTNIFEVFYEGGNWITLANGGNGNWIIRSRVDLTPRMDNGRINSSPTTSNMPINRIQINCPVSYRIPVTDPDRDTVRCRFASAIGDECGSICGQSPGNLIEEDCIIEWMPTTVGLFGVAVQIEDFLTPASTTPLSSIPLQFLFEVIEGDGTCVDAPVYGPTVLPVESCIGVSPGSTFTTRITAIVSTPTRSIVSINTVSPIGLSTTPVQQVPGSADAYFVDVTFTSANLAQLQEIFCFVAEDSGGLTSNQRCIFLVTATSPPLATSATIDSNNLLTIIFDQPITIPTSPAGLVIITSLQTGLQLLSFNTSVDATLARGNTALLFQLPFSLGETVLVNVQRHVVETNTFCGVENDPTTIPVGRGPK; encoded by the exons GTGCTCTTTACGTACAGGGTAGCATTCAGAAGATCCTTCAGCAGTGATCATTTCTGTGATATAAGTACCATAACGGCGAGGATTCCAAATCCAGGGGAAGGGTTTTTAGAATGCGATAATGGTTGCACTACGCTAAACGACGACTTGGACTACATTTGTACAGATTTCAGTGTCGCAGCTGACTGGACCACAGGAGAAGGGAGTTCGACCTTCAACCCGCAAACGAATATCTTTGAGGTTTT TTATGAAGGAGGAAACTGGATCACACTAGCTAATGGCGGCAATGGAAATTGGATCATTCGATCAAGAGTAGATCTAACTCCTCGTATGGATAACGGACGGATAAATTCTTCTCCAACGACATCAAACATGCCAATAAATCGTATTCAAATCAATTGCCCAGTATCTTACAGGATTCCAG TTACTGACCCTGACCGAGACACAGTAAGATGCCGCTTTGCCTCGGCCATTGGAGATGAATGTGGTTCTATTTGCGGTCAATCCCCTGGTAACCTAATAGAGGAG GACTGTATAATAGAATGGATGCCAACTACAGTGGGACTGTTTGGTGTAGCTGTCCAGATTGAAGATTTTCTGACTCCTGCTAGTACTACACCTTTGAGCAGTATTCCATTGCAGTTCCTATTTGAAGTAATTGAAGGCGATGGTACTTGCGTTGACGCACCTGTCTATGGCCCCACCGTATTACCCGTTGAGTCGTGCATTGGTGTCTCCCCGGGATCAACGTTCACCACCCGTATTACAGCCATCGTATCGACTCCAACTAGAAG CATAGTGTCCATCAACACTGTTTCACCAATAGGTTTAAGTACCACGCCAGTTCAACAAGTACCCGGTTCAGCCGATGCGTACTTTGTTGACGTCACGTTTACTTCAGCCAATTTAGCACAACTTCAAGAAATCTTCTGTTTCGTCGCTGAAGATAGTGGAGG CCTTACTAGCAATCAACGATGTATCTTCCTTGTAACTGCAA CATCACCACCACTGGCAACATCTGCCACGATTGATAGCAACAACCTGCTGACGATCATTTTTGATCAACCG ATAACAATTCCAACTTCTCCGGCAGGATTAGTCATCATTACGTCTCTACAAACAGGACTGCAGTTACTCTCATTTAATACTTCAGTAGATGCTACTCTGGCTCGAGGGAACACCGCTTTGTTATTTCAATTACCCTTCTCGTTGGGAGAAACCGTCCTTGTAAACGTACAACGACATGTCGTGGAAACCAACACGTTTTGTGGAGTCGAAAATGATCCGACTACAATTCCTGTAGGCCGTGGGCCGAAGTAG